A genomic region of Corallococcus macrosporus contains the following coding sequences:
- a CDS encoding Ig-like domain-containing protein: MHAHFPERTVRSLTGALTLLLLLTRCVAPSDAPEPTSVRQALACSGGGNIDQHAAQCDGTGKLLSWAPPSNPGSSAAYDYVLDLNQNYLLALPNLSNLTNPSVAKPAYYAYSYVCSGTAPGCSPAGQPVGWPHNPAGLNAMLIESGLAYSPYKNDPRLRNVALALLDWHLAHGMTAVGDHWSNVPYASGASGTLTYAGAQAGGSVGVGDGVGYLQPEKVGALAWAAVQAFKFNGNTAYRDMAIRAANQLTSHLRTPTATVSPWPYRVRASDNAVRTGANIVDNYASNVVEPLKLFQELIKLGQAGALNGAPGYSSTQLAQWQSTQATVLAWLLGSNGPIATQNWTQYFEDVGSDATNNLNQLVPGETAKFLMDNPGLDPSWQAHVQNIIAFIETNFGDTLEFGARPIKEQYAFHYKMGSHTARYAAVNARYAELTGDATAKDKAFRAFNWATYMVRDSGLTIDGPYPNNVWFTDGWGDFIRHFVIGMGAQPDWAPAGQNHLLRSTSVVKSVTYGPGNEVRYTTYDASSTEVLRLAFVPSAVTAGGTALSQRSDLAADGWTFDTGNNALRIRHSTSGVIVISGAPPTAPSVAITAPSAGQNFTAPATLSLGATVTPTSGRTLASVTFRAGATVLCTVNAPVSNPVTCTATSSLGNGSHTVSAEAVDSLGESGSASVAITVAGPPTVSILSPASGATLPTGSTTLSASASAGAGRTLTRVEFFQGTTSLCFTTTGTACTWNATAGTYSNVFARATDNGSPALVTNSAPVSFTVSPSVGGVRLVGVDTVGTQNDFDNGGSVNAFQYTAVATGTLGTLKVFAAPGNANASLSIGVYSDASGAPGTLLSSCTTSVVDPLPLVTGQWYGCTASPQVTLTSGTVYWLALLGANGGGVFRYMDLPSGSMRYSPTGLSALPGPTFGSSTVYSGASSASMYGLSAGSSTAPAVSITQPAANANFTAPANLNLQATATAGLGRTLTKVEFFDNGTTLLCTVNAPTSSSVSCGVSSLLDGAHSVTAKATDDTLQATTSAAVPLTLSTPPTVSLTSPSANAAYTAPASVPLAATASVGFSRSIARVDFYADGTSLICSSTTSPYGCTWSNPSQGSHTVRAVAVDTGNPAASTNSATVSITVNSATSVPAAPTGLTATAVSSGQINLAWTDASTNESGFLVERAPDVSGAPGTFAQVGTPGANVTTFSDTGRAASTRYWYRVRATNAAGNSAYTANASATTPAAPTALVGNSTVLTTADFENAGVAAAFNYTASATGNVTRLSLYVDAQTTATTLRLGLYANGSGTPGAQLRTCTVTTVTPGAWNTCTITSQAVTSGTTYWLAVLSPSGGGDIYWRHTSGTGSYKVQPGLTTLPATWSGTGGYPGSNMSAYAGN, translated from the coding sequence ATGCATGCCCATTTCCCGGAGCGGACCGTTCGCTCCCTCACCGGAGCGCTCACGCTCCTCCTTTTGCTAACCCGCTGTGTCGCGCCCTCCGACGCCCCCGAGCCCACCTCCGTGCGTCAGGCGCTCGCTTGCAGTGGCGGTGGCAACATCGACCAGCACGCCGCGCAGTGCGACGGCACGGGAAAGCTCTTGTCCTGGGCGCCTCCCTCGAACCCGGGCAGCTCCGCCGCGTATGACTATGTGCTGGACCTGAATCAGAACTACCTGCTCGCGCTTCCGAACCTGTCCAACCTCACGAACCCGTCGGTGGCCAAGCCGGCCTACTACGCGTACTCGTACGTTTGCAGCGGCACGGCACCCGGGTGTTCTCCCGCGGGTCAGCCGGTGGGCTGGCCGCACAACCCCGCGGGCCTGAACGCGATGCTCATTGAGTCCGGCCTTGCGTACTCGCCCTACAAGAACGACCCGCGTCTGCGGAACGTCGCGCTGGCGCTGCTGGATTGGCACCTGGCGCATGGCATGACGGCCGTGGGGGACCACTGGTCGAATGTGCCCTACGCGAGCGGTGCCAGCGGCACGCTGACGTACGCGGGCGCGCAGGCGGGCGGTTCAGTAGGTGTGGGTGACGGCGTGGGCTACCTCCAGCCGGAGAAGGTGGGCGCGCTCGCTTGGGCCGCAGTGCAGGCCTTCAAGTTCAATGGCAACACGGCCTACCGCGACATGGCCATCCGCGCGGCCAATCAGCTCACCAGTCACCTGCGCACCCCGACCGCCACCGTGTCGCCGTGGCCGTACCGCGTGCGGGCCTCCGACAACGCCGTGCGTACCGGCGCGAACATCGTGGACAACTACGCGTCCAACGTCGTGGAGCCCCTCAAGCTGTTCCAGGAACTCATCAAGCTGGGACAGGCGGGCGCGCTGAACGGCGCGCCGGGCTACAGCAGCACGCAGCTGGCCCAATGGCAGAGCACCCAGGCCACCGTCCTCGCGTGGCTGCTGGGCAGCAATGGCCCCATCGCGACGCAGAACTGGACCCAGTACTTCGAGGACGTGGGCTCGGACGCCACCAACAACCTGAACCAGCTCGTCCCCGGGGAGACCGCCAAGTTCCTGATGGACAACCCCGGGCTGGACCCGAGCTGGCAGGCGCACGTGCAGAACATCATCGCCTTCATCGAGACGAACTTCGGCGACACGCTGGAGTTCGGCGCGCGTCCCATCAAGGAGCAGTACGCCTTCCACTACAAGATGGGCAGCCACACCGCGCGGTACGCCGCCGTGAACGCGCGCTACGCGGAGCTCACCGGAGACGCGACGGCGAAGGACAAGGCCTTCCGCGCGTTCAACTGGGCCACGTACATGGTGCGTGACAGCGGGCTCACCATCGACGGGCCGTATCCCAACAACGTCTGGTTCACGGACGGTTGGGGTGACTTCATCCGCCACTTCGTCATCGGCATGGGCGCGCAGCCGGACTGGGCACCCGCTGGACAGAACCACCTGCTGCGCTCCACCTCCGTGGTGAAGAGCGTCACGTACGGGCCCGGCAACGAGGTCCGCTACACCACCTATGACGCCAGCTCGACGGAGGTGCTGCGCCTCGCCTTCGTCCCCTCTGCGGTGACGGCGGGCGGCACCGCCCTGTCGCAGCGCTCGGACCTGGCCGCGGACGGATGGACCTTCGACACCGGAAACAACGCGCTCCGCATCCGCCATTCGACCAGCGGGGTCATCGTCATCTCCGGGGCGCCTCCCACCGCGCCTTCCGTCGCCATCACCGCGCCCTCCGCCGGGCAGAACTTCACCGCGCCCGCGACGCTCAGCCTGGGCGCCACGGTCACGCCCACCTCGGGCCGCACGCTGGCCAGCGTCACGTTCCGCGCGGGCGCCACCGTGCTCTGCACCGTGAACGCCCCTGTCTCCAACCCCGTCACCTGCACGGCCACGAGCAGCCTGGGCAATGGCAGCCACACCGTGAGCGCGGAGGCGGTGGACAGCCTGGGCGAGAGCGGCTCAGCGTCGGTGGCCATCACGGTCGCCGGCCCGCCCACGGTCAGCATCCTGAGTCCCGCCTCCGGCGCCACGCTGCCCACGGGGAGCACGACGCTCAGCGCTTCGGCCAGCGCGGGCGCGGGGCGGACCCTCACGCGCGTGGAGTTCTTCCAGGGCACCACGTCGCTCTGCTTCACGACGACCGGCACGGCCTGCACGTGGAACGCGACGGCCGGCACGTACTCGAATGTCTTTGCCCGCGCGACGGACAATGGCAGTCCGGCGCTCGTCACGAATTCCGCGCCGGTGAGCTTCACGGTGAGCCCCTCCGTGGGTGGCGTGCGGCTGGTGGGCGTCGACACCGTGGGGACGCAGAACGACTTCGACAACGGCGGCTCGGTGAACGCCTTCCAGTACACCGCCGTCGCCACGGGGACCCTGGGGACGCTCAAGGTCTTCGCGGCGCCGGGCAATGCCAATGCGTCGCTGTCCATTGGCGTGTACAGCGATGCCTCGGGCGCTCCGGGCACGCTGCTGTCCTCCTGCACCACCTCGGTGGTGGATCCGCTGCCGCTGGTGACGGGGCAGTGGTACGGCTGCACCGCCTCGCCGCAGGTGACGCTCACGTCGGGCACCGTCTACTGGCTGGCGCTGCTGGGCGCGAACGGGGGCGGCGTGTTCCGCTACATGGACCTGCCCAGCGGCTCCATGCGCTACTCGCCGACGGGGCTCTCCGCGCTGCCGGGCCCCACGTTCGGCAGCTCCACGGTGTACTCGGGCGCGTCCAGCGCTTCGATGTATGGGCTCTCCGCGGGCAGCTCCACCGCACCGGCCGTGTCCATCACCCAGCCGGCCGCCAACGCCAACTTCACCGCGCCCGCGAACCTGAACCTCCAGGCCACCGCCACGGCGGGTTTGGGCCGCACGCTCACGAAGGTGGAGTTCTTCGACAACGGCACCACGCTGCTCTGCACGGTGAATGCGCCCACTTCTTCGTCCGTGAGCTGCGGCGTCAGCTCGCTCCTGGACGGCGCGCACAGCGTGACGGCGAAGGCCACTGACGACACGCTCCAGGCCACCACCTCCGCCGCGGTGCCCCTCACGCTGTCCACCCCTCCCACGGTGAGCCTCACGTCTCCCTCCGCCAATGCTGCGTACACGGCGCCGGCTTCCGTGCCGCTGGCCGCGACCGCCAGCGTGGGTTTCAGCCGGAGCATCGCGCGGGTGGACTTCTACGCGGACGGCACGTCGCTCATCTGCTCGAGCACCACCAGCCCCTACGGCTGCACCTGGAGCAATCCCTCCCAGGGAAGCCACACGGTGCGCGCCGTGGCCGTGGACACGGGCAATCCCGCCGCCAGCACCAACTCCGCCACGGTCTCCATCACCGTGAACAGCGCCACCTCCGTGCCCGCGGCGCCCACGGGCCTGACGGCGACGGCGGTGTCGTCGGGACAGATCAACCTGGCGTGGACGGATGCTTCGACCAACGAGAGCGGCTTCCTGGTGGAGCGGGCGCCGGACGTCTCCGGGGCGCCGGGCACCTTCGCCCAGGTCGGGACGCCGGGCGCCAACGTGACGACGTTCAGTGACACGGGCCGTGCCGCGAGCACCCGCTACTGGTACCGGGTCCGCGCGACCAACGCCGCGGGGAACTCGGCCTACACGGCCAACGCCAGCGCGACGACTCCCGCCGCACCCACCGCCCTGGTCGGCAACAGCACCGTGCTGACGACGGCCGACTTCGAGAACGCTGGCGTCGCGGCGGCGTTCAACTACACGGCGAGCGCCACCGGCAACGTCACGCGGCTGAGCCTCTACGTGGATGCCCAGACGACGGCCACCACGCTCCGGCTCGGCCTGTATGCGAATGGGAGCGGGACGCCCGGCGCGCAGCTTCGCACCTGCACCGTCACGACCGTCACGCCCGGCGCGTGGAACACCTGCACCATCACGTCACAGGCGGTGACGTCGGGCACGACGTACTGGCTGGCGGTCCTCAGTCCCTCCGGCGGCGGTGACATCTACTGGCGCCACACGAGCGGGACCGGCTCCTACAAGGTCCAGCCAGGCCTGACGACGCTGCCCGCCACCTGGTCCGGCACTGGCGGCTACCCGGGCAGCAACATGTCCGCCTACGCCGGCAACTGA
- a CDS encoding DUF1348 family protein — MSSHTPPSPPLRLPLPPFTRESAALKARLAEDAWNSRDPERVAAAYTPDSRWRNRAEFFSGREAIVAFLRRKWARELDYRLIKELWAFDAHRIAVRFVYEWHDSAGRWYRSHGNEQWEFDASGYMARREASINDVDITEDARLFHWPAGPRPEGHPGLTELGL; from the coding sequence ATGAGCTCCCACACGCCACCGTCCCCTCCCCTCCGCCTGCCCTTGCCGCCCTTCACCCGCGAGTCCGCGGCGCTCAAGGCGCGCCTCGCGGAGGATGCCTGGAACAGCCGCGACCCCGAGCGGGTGGCCGCCGCGTACACACCCGACAGCCGCTGGCGCAACAGGGCCGAGTTCTTCTCGGGCCGCGAGGCCATCGTGGCCTTCCTGCGGCGCAAGTGGGCGCGCGAGCTGGACTATCGGCTCATCAAGGAGCTGTGGGCCTTCGACGCGCATCGCATCGCGGTCCGGTTCGTCTACGAGTGGCACGACAGCGCCGGGCGCTGGTACCGCTCGCATGGCAACGAGCAGTGGGAGTTCGATGCCAGCGGCTACATGGCCCGCCGGGAGGCGTCCATCAACGACGTGGACATCACCGAGGACGCACGCCTCTTCCACTGGCCCGCGGGGCCTCGGCCCGAGGGCCATCCGGGCCTCACCGAGCTCGGCCTGTAG
- a CDS encoding DUF4833 domain-containing protein, which translates to MFSQSRLSNLAAVALTTVATLASAAEPSSPAPSAFFLTRSENRNQVHYALRLDETCRPVGARPVQVYWRMLERGASEVEELLGVEQPVYGLEDPQQVEATPEGWRVRVRLRAFPSRPVEITTARVDGKCQVHAWTKLGSSVSRLEHVFVKTSWPFSVDFVRLDGVGPDGQPVHDLIRQ; encoded by the coding sequence GTGTTTTCTCAATCCAGGCTCAGCAACCTCGCCGCCGTCGCGCTGACGACCGTCGCGACCCTGGCCTCCGCGGCCGAGCCGTCGTCCCCAGCGCCGTCCGCCTTCTTCCTGACCCGGAGCGAGAACCGGAACCAGGTCCACTACGCCCTGCGCCTGGACGAGACCTGCCGCCCCGTGGGGGCGCGTCCCGTGCAGGTGTACTGGCGGATGCTGGAGCGCGGGGCCTCGGAGGTGGAGGAGCTGCTGGGGGTCGAGCAGCCCGTGTATGGGCTGGAGGATCCGCAGCAGGTGGAGGCCACCCCGGAGGGCTGGCGGGTGCGGGTGCGCCTGCGGGCCTTTCCCTCGCGCCCCGTCGAGATCACCACCGCGCGCGTCGACGGCAAGTGCCAGGTCCACGCGTGGACGAAGCTGGGCAGCAGCGTCTCCCGGCTGGAGCACGTCTTCGTGAAGACGTCCTGGCCCTTCTCGGTCGACTTCGTGCGGCTGGATGGCGTGGGCCCGGATGGGCAGCCCGTCCATGATCTGATCCGCCAGTAA
- a CDS encoding LysR substrate-binding domain-containing protein, whose translation MNLNDLHFFVQAVESGGFAAAARRLGIPKSTVSKRVAELEDALGARLIQRTSRSFTLTDVGRDFLDHARAAVLEAEAAENVVRRRQAEPAGVVRITTSVPTAQFRLADRLPLLALAHPKVHVELHATDRFVDLVQEGFDIAVRSHFAPLPASGLVQRRLGVDSTILVASPGYLSSRGRIRRPEDLSEHDGLLTSATATSWRLRGRTGETVTVTPRARMTADESQVLLQAVTAGLGVVCLPETFTRVHEEAGRLVRVLPGWTAGTVTTTILTPHRRGQLPAVRAVIDFLMEGAGDA comes from the coding sequence GTGAATCTCAACGACCTCCATTTCTTCGTCCAGGCAGTGGAGAGCGGTGGCTTCGCCGCGGCGGCACGGCGGCTGGGCATTCCCAAATCCACGGTGAGCAAGCGCGTGGCCGAACTGGAGGACGCGCTGGGCGCGCGGCTGATCCAGCGCACATCGCGGAGCTTCACGCTGACGGACGTGGGGAGGGACTTCCTGGACCATGCCCGCGCCGCCGTGCTGGAGGCGGAGGCCGCGGAGAACGTGGTGCGCCGCAGGCAGGCGGAGCCTGCGGGCGTGGTGCGGATCACCACGTCGGTGCCCACGGCGCAGTTCCGGCTCGCGGACCGTCTGCCATTGCTGGCGCTGGCGCATCCCAAGGTGCACGTGGAGCTTCACGCGACGGACCGCTTCGTGGACCTGGTGCAGGAGGGCTTCGACATCGCCGTGCGCAGCCACTTCGCGCCCCTGCCCGCCTCGGGCCTGGTGCAGCGCCGGCTCGGTGTGGATTCCACCATCCTGGTGGCGTCACCGGGCTACTTGTCCAGCCGGGGCAGGATTCGCAGGCCCGAGGACCTGAGCGAACACGACGGCCTGCTGACCAGCGCCACGGCCACGTCCTGGCGGCTGCGCGGACGGACGGGGGAGACGGTGACGGTGACGCCCCGGGCACGCATGACCGCCGACGAGTCGCAGGTGCTCTTGCAGGCAGTCACGGCCGGGCTGGGCGTCGTCTGTCTGCCGGAGACGTTCACCCGCGTGCACGAGGAGGCCGGGCGGCTGGTGCGGGTGCTTCCCGGCTGGACCGCGGGCACGGTGACGACGACGATCCTGACGCCCCATCGCCGGGGCCAGCTGCCCGCCGTGCGCGCCGTCATCGACTTCCTGATGGAAGGCGCCGGCGACGCGTGA